A region of Lycium barbarum isolate Lr01 chromosome 3, ASM1917538v2, whole genome shotgun sequence DNA encodes the following proteins:
- the LOC132631748 gene encoding mitochondrial intermediate peptidase, mitochondrial isoform X1 → MHALIRKSAAQLRANSQFIHISTSTAPSIKETGLYGYHHLKTPKGFQRFVDDAIERSEELVKYISGMPSSPEIIRAMDEISDTVCSVIDSAELCRHTHPDREFVDEAGKASLRVNEFLHYLNTNHSIYKAVIKSEKDSNSLTHEAKRAARFLRMDLEKGGIHLCSEKRDRANELSIDIIQLCREYNENIITDPGHVNIFPASKIPKRLHHLVSPIYRNLSGASKGSLGSRDNMKEQGFRLATESSTLQGFLQCVPDAGVRKVAYVQGNSVPQANLEVLDKLIATRHEFAQLTGYKSYAEFALHSTMAASPEVVLSFLLEMSKVVRPKADQEFEAIQNFKRENSGDPRGELEPWDEAYFTWLMKSATYKLDSLVIASYFPLPQCIEGLKVLVESLFGVTFHKVPLAPGESWHPDVMKIVLHHPTEANLGYLYLDLKSRKGKYPICAHFAIRGGRRVSETEYQLPVVALVCNFSGSSLAPVRLNHFEVETLFHEFGHALHSLLSRTEYQHFSGTRVVLDFAETPSNLFESYAWDYRVLKTFAKHYSTGDIIPKELVESMVGAKKMFAATELQRQIFYAIVDQILFGEQPSTGRDTITIVADLKRQHTSWSHVEGTHWHTRFSHLTNYGAGYYSYLYAKCFATSIWQRMCQEDPLSLDTGSVLRTKFLQHGGAKDPADILNDLVGSGIVRSCNGGIIPDITSLCEEMELLKC, encoded by the exons ATGCACGCTCTAATTCGCAAGTCGGCTGCTCAGCTACGAGCAAACTCCCAATTCATCCACATTTCAACATCTACAGCTCCGTCAATCAAAGAGACCGGACTTTACGGCTATCATCATTTGAAAACTCCCAAAGGCTTTCAACGATTCGTCGACGATGCTATTGAAAG GTCAGAAGAACTTGTGAAGTATATATCTGGCATGCCGTCATCTCCTGAAATTATCCGAGCAATGGATGAGATTTCTGATACT GTGTGCTCAGTAATTGATTCAGCTGAATTGTGCAGACATACTCATCCAGACAG GGAGTTTGTTGATGAGGCAGGCAAGGCATCCCTAAGAGTAAATGAGTTTTTACAC TACCTTAATACAAACCATAGTATATACAAGGCAGTAATAAAATCAGAAAAAGACAGCAATTCACTCACACATGAAGCGAAAAGGGCAGCCCGCTTTCTACGAATGGACTTGGAGAAGGGTGGAATCCATCTTTGCTCTG AAAAACGGGATCGAGCTAATGAGCTTTCCATTGACATTATTCAGTTGTGTAGAGA GTATAATGAAAATATCATTACTGACCCAGGCCATGTGAATATATTTCCAGCGTCTAAGATCCCTAAAAGATTGCACCACCTTGTCAGCCCTATCTATCGTAACCTGTCGGGTGCATCTAAGGGATCTCTGGGGTCAAGAGATAACATGAAAGAACAAGGATTTCGCTTAGCAACTGAGTCAAGTACTCTGCAAGGCTTTCTTCAATGTGTACCAGATGCTGGG GTCAGGAAGGTGGCATATGTCCAAGGAAATTCTGTTCCACAAGCAAACCTCGAGGTTCTTGATAAACTTATTGCAACTAGACACGAGTTTGCACAG CTTACGGGGTATAAGTCTTATGCTGAATTTGCTCTACATTCTACTATGGCTGCATCTCCTGAAGTGGTCTTATCCTTTTTGCTTGAGATGAGCAAAGTGGTCAGACCCAAGGCTGATCAG GAGTTTGAGGCGATTCAGAATTTCAAGAGAGAGAATAGTGGTGATCCCAGAGGGGAGTTGGAGCCCTGGGATGAGGCATACTTCACGTGGCTGATGAAGTCTGCAACATACAAGTTGGACTCCTTG GTTATTGCATCATATTTCCCTTTACCGCAGTGTATTGAGGGTTTGAAGGTTTTGGTTGAGTCGCTCTTTGGTGTGACATTTCACAAAGTACCCCTTGCACCTGGTGAATCATGGCATCCTGATGTGATGAAGATAGTGCTACATCATCCTACTGAGGCAA ACCTGGGGTACTTATACCTCGATTtaaaatcaagaaaaggtaaaTATCCCATTTGTGCTCATTTCGCTATCCGAGGAGGGCGTCGAGTTTCTGAGACAGAATACCAACTTCCT GTCGTAGCGCTTGTTTGCAATTTCTCCGGGTCAAGTTTGGCTCCGGTGAGGCTTAACCACTTTGAAGTAGAAACACTTTTCCATGAGTTTGGGCATGCTCTACATTCATTGCTTTCAAGAACG GAATACCAACACTTTTCTGGTACGAGGGTGGTTCTTGATTTTGCTGAAACGCCTTCAAACCTATTTGA GTCCTATGCCTGGGATTATCGAGTGTTAAAGACATTTGCTAAACACTACTCAACCGGTGATATCATTCCCAAAGAACTTGTAGAATCAATGGTGGGAGCTAAAAAGATGTTTGCTGCAACTGAATTGCAACGGCAG ATCTTCTATGCAATAGTTGACCAAATACTCTTCGGAGAGCAGCCATCCACGGGGAGAGATACAATAACAATTGTTGCAGATTTAAAAAGACAACATACAAGTTGGTCGCATGTGGAGGGAACACATTGGCATACCCGATTCAGTCACCTTACAAACTATGGTGCAG GTTATTATAGCTACCTGTATGCGAAATGTTTTGCCACGAGTATCTGGCAAAGGATGTGCCAAGAGGATCCTTTGTCATTGGACACTGGTTCGGTTTTAAGAACAAAATTCTTGCAGCATGGAGGAGCCAAAGATCCAGCTGATATACTAAATGATCTTGTGGGGAGTGGCATTGTAAGGAGTTGCAATGGGGGTATAATACCGGACATTACAAGCCTTTGTGAGGAAATGGAACTCTTGAAATGCTAG
- the LOC132631748 gene encoding mitochondrial intermediate peptidase, mitochondrial isoform X2, protein MHALIRKSAAQLRANSQFIHISTSTAPSIKETGLYGYHHLKTPKGFQRFVDDAIERSEELVKYISGMPSSPEIIRAMDEISDTVCSVIDSAELCRHTHPDREFVDEAGKASLRVNEFLHYLNTNHSIYKAVIKSEKDSNSLTHEAKRAARFLRMDLEKGGIHLCSEKRDRANELSIDIIQLCREYNENIITDPGHVNIFPASKIPKRLHHLVSPIYRNLSGASKGSLGSRDNMKEQGFRLATESSTLQGFLQCVPDAGVRKVAYVQGNSVPQANLEVLDKLIATRHEFAQLTGYKSYAEFALHSTMAASPEVVLSFLLEMSKVVRPKADQEFEAIQNFKRENSGDPRGELEPWDEAYFTWLMKSATYKLDSLVIASYFPLPQCIEGLKVLVESLFGVTFHKVPLAPGESWHPDVMKIVLHHPTEANLGYLYLDLKSRKGKYPICAHFAIRGGRRVSETEYQLPVVALVCNFSGSSLAPVRLNHFEVETLFHEFGHALHSLLSRTEYQHFSGTRVVLDFAETPSNLFESYAWDYRVLKTFAKHYSTGDIIPKELVESMVGAKKMFAATELQRQPFHLFRSSMQ, encoded by the exons ATGCACGCTCTAATTCGCAAGTCGGCTGCTCAGCTACGAGCAAACTCCCAATTCATCCACATTTCAACATCTACAGCTCCGTCAATCAAAGAGACCGGACTTTACGGCTATCATCATTTGAAAACTCCCAAAGGCTTTCAACGATTCGTCGACGATGCTATTGAAAG GTCAGAAGAACTTGTGAAGTATATATCTGGCATGCCGTCATCTCCTGAAATTATCCGAGCAATGGATGAGATTTCTGATACT GTGTGCTCAGTAATTGATTCAGCTGAATTGTGCAGACATACTCATCCAGACAG GGAGTTTGTTGATGAGGCAGGCAAGGCATCCCTAAGAGTAAATGAGTTTTTACAC TACCTTAATACAAACCATAGTATATACAAGGCAGTAATAAAATCAGAAAAAGACAGCAATTCACTCACACATGAAGCGAAAAGGGCAGCCCGCTTTCTACGAATGGACTTGGAGAAGGGTGGAATCCATCTTTGCTCTG AAAAACGGGATCGAGCTAATGAGCTTTCCATTGACATTATTCAGTTGTGTAGAGA GTATAATGAAAATATCATTACTGACCCAGGCCATGTGAATATATTTCCAGCGTCTAAGATCCCTAAAAGATTGCACCACCTTGTCAGCCCTATCTATCGTAACCTGTCGGGTGCATCTAAGGGATCTCTGGGGTCAAGAGATAACATGAAAGAACAAGGATTTCGCTTAGCAACTGAGTCAAGTACTCTGCAAGGCTTTCTTCAATGTGTACCAGATGCTGGG GTCAGGAAGGTGGCATATGTCCAAGGAAATTCTGTTCCACAAGCAAACCTCGAGGTTCTTGATAAACTTATTGCAACTAGACACGAGTTTGCACAG CTTACGGGGTATAAGTCTTATGCTGAATTTGCTCTACATTCTACTATGGCTGCATCTCCTGAAGTGGTCTTATCCTTTTTGCTTGAGATGAGCAAAGTGGTCAGACCCAAGGCTGATCAG GAGTTTGAGGCGATTCAGAATTTCAAGAGAGAGAATAGTGGTGATCCCAGAGGGGAGTTGGAGCCCTGGGATGAGGCATACTTCACGTGGCTGATGAAGTCTGCAACATACAAGTTGGACTCCTTG GTTATTGCATCATATTTCCCTTTACCGCAGTGTATTGAGGGTTTGAAGGTTTTGGTTGAGTCGCTCTTTGGTGTGACATTTCACAAAGTACCCCTTGCACCTGGTGAATCATGGCATCCTGATGTGATGAAGATAGTGCTACATCATCCTACTGAGGCAA ACCTGGGGTACTTATACCTCGATTtaaaatcaagaaaaggtaaaTATCCCATTTGTGCTCATTTCGCTATCCGAGGAGGGCGTCGAGTTTCTGAGACAGAATACCAACTTCCT GTCGTAGCGCTTGTTTGCAATTTCTCCGGGTCAAGTTTGGCTCCGGTGAGGCTTAACCACTTTGAAGTAGAAACACTTTTCCATGAGTTTGGGCATGCTCTACATTCATTGCTTTCAAGAACG GAATACCAACACTTTTCTGGTACGAGGGTGGTTCTTGATTTTGCTGAAACGCCTTCAAACCTATTTGA GTCCTATGCCTGGGATTATCGAGTGTTAAAGACATTTGCTAAACACTACTCAACCGGTGATATCATTCCCAAAGAACTTGTAGAATCAATGGTGGGAGCTAAAAAGATGTTTGCTGCAACTGAATTGCAACGGCAG CCTTTCCATTTATTCAGATCTTCTATGCAATAG